The proteins below are encoded in one region of Treponema sp. J25:
- a CDS encoding metallophosphoesterase has product MPKKKNLGMEAPLTTTKTKENRKGTSSTIEGVPLSGVPLVRYVIDCINNLSGRLLDEEGKPGGLVLFPQNKKPIIIGDLHANLENLQKILDHGTNREDLKKGEAACVFLGDILHDDRTGYMKDMKSSVAILDALFELFVQYPGQIYYIRGNHDSFDERLRKSGISQGVEFKNELIAQKGEAYAEAVGEFFECLPVFIIGEGFVITHAGPPRGGVVREELINIKKYPEKLHQLLWNRVNEFHGNPSLKEYGEKDIRLCLELLGLPLDTHFIVGHNPLWNDGNETGVWMNVIGIKNHHILYSGSGSRAPYFTFEEGKLVVHFAIPKPAEVYYYG; this is encoded by the coding sequence ATGCCTAAAAAAAAGAATCTTGGAATGGAAGCTCCTCTTACCACTACAAAAACCAAGGAAAACCGGAAAGGGACCAGTAGTACCATCGAAGGTGTCCCACTGTCTGGAGTGCCCCTTGTTCGTTATGTGATTGATTGTATCAATAACCTGTCAGGACGGCTTCTTGATGAGGAAGGTAAGCCGGGAGGTCTGGTTCTTTTCCCACAGAATAAGAAACCTATTATTATTGGGGACCTTCATGCAAATCTAGAAAACCTTCAAAAAATTCTGGACCATGGTACGAATCGCGAGGATTTAAAAAAAGGAGAAGCCGCATGTGTTTTTCTTGGAGACATTCTGCATGATGACCGAACCGGATATATGAAGGACATGAAAAGCTCGGTGGCTATTCTGGATGCCCTCTTTGAACTTTTTGTACAGTATCCTGGTCAGATTTATTATATTCGAGGGAACCATGATTCTTTTGATGAACGATTACGAAAAAGTGGTATTTCCCAGGGGGTAGAATTTAAAAATGAGCTCATTGCCCAAAAGGGCGAGGCCTATGCGGAAGCGGTGGGGGAATTCTTCGAATGTCTGCCGGTTTTTATTATTGGAGAAGGTTTCGTTATTACCCATGCGGGCCCCCCCCGGGGTGGTGTTGTTCGGGAGGAGCTTATCAATATCAAGAAATATCCTGAAAAATTACACCAGCTTTTGTGGAATAGGGTAAACGAATTCCATGGGAATCCGAGCCTTAAGGAATATGGCGAAAAGGATATTCGTCTCTGTCTTGAATTATTAGGATTGCCCCTGGATACCCACTTTATCGTGGGGCATAATCCTCTGTGGAACGATGGTAACGAGACAGGGGTGTGGATGAATGTGATAGGTATTAAAAACCATCACATTTTGTATTCGGGATCAGGGAGCAGGGCCCCCTATTTTACTTTTGAAGAAGGGAAATTGGTGGTCCATTTTGCGATTCCTAAACCGGCGGAGGTGTATTACTATGGATAG
- a CDS encoding Ig-like domain-containing protein, which translates to MKQSKLLTWILRASWLCILSGTVVGFLGCKIGLGSEVDLIPPELTITSPSNLEYVPQTFAIQGTWSDNQGIGEIVITNASTGAILGKASIQGSEWNALVSLPEGEQNIRVTAYDKNQNSGQKSTRTITVLVDATSPYVKKLELVRLSGSRDDPRPLDALKALDLLSKENLDLFHNEIVRIEATIAENFQMQNVTLHVLDESGQDVLVLSNKSQNKFSPYFELTQEMLTQKNSLYASGRHYFRLTMEAYDQAGNKNTDQFFWFCWYPEADQPKVVHMPAVTEGRIVVPSGNMVTFDFYDDDGLGVVQMKQLSITEWNNVQGTTDEEKLNYLKNNDSARQTLLGASLVGSEGGRIKTHSLSVGSISGEYRLVAMVRDVKNDGTSRLWNAQVWPLLVTDEDAPVLFVESPAQNTVPVVDENGTFTLQGYVLDNRGTTTMLMAWVPIGSSRTEESVKSELANCQLGVGGKITLQDGTVLRRIALTAAADRVINGVTYKQHTFQIPLNLFTDFLYNGNIQNTTKKLYFLVKDEDENKTYQSFVLAGDQAPPTITISYPSQDLQVHDVAQDLVIQFSASKESGLAIEQARLEDITNNANPQELTLSRTGNTWSSTVSAASLSEGRRTYRISVTDKLGNVATQQRTVILTALPALSYITSSQSNGLYKTGQPLLLQAKFSRPVRVTGGPRLRLRYTPTDTSDKYASYTSGNGTDTLVFTFTVPSGAESSQLRTPSTPIDLNGGTIEPTEGLGGSALLPGINGVPPLEEAKSLQGRKELAIDGVPPVISSLTVNPGYYRAGTTIIATLTLSERVLVNGSPQLLLSGTNPAQFTGSFLQVADNVLTFAFGISAGQTANPLSYNLSSCIPSNQLSSITDLAGNPLVLSTSGTGVTSAYVDTTAPAAPGISGVTNGAKYNSPVTITLTGLETGAQGSYSLNGGVSWQPYTNPVAVGASGAYTVMATQRDQAGNISPISNPVSFEMNTAFPDIQELSCENPDGTYGIGSVMRFKLVFANTVKTIGSGATVTIGSGASARTATVVQNPTGAAVLYFEYTVSAGDVFNPVTVSAINLTNVQDLYGNSPGTVTVPTFNRPGLKIDGVPPAVSSRSPEPNTASSDSQISVTFNEPIFVESGLIEVRRTGNWYIPVVLTEAEFAAIYYSSALTEADRQTLMFTENGAPLLHPQTGQPVGPYRKITHGLKLSGSTYVPDTATKYVLDFPFSAADNQEVTYALDLNNDGDTNDLGETRTIAAGAIRAVLEKTGYHRQTVDVASYAVSITGNTVTITLPKPLVRGRQWTVTIPAGAFRDGAGNTNEEIIWSFWSDQVATPVIRVDRYSHGWGAQEPIVSGGYITGYRSVGNVDITTVPTGYVRVRIDCETPGATILYGTLTKSSATVDPTGVGSNQTRSSSNADATDTDLSGINSATLYTGFFPLGDGALNTAIKYYIAATATKAANGSEPALTASDRGYEGVFKSIIMYREPGSTGPLRFEGSNIQGGMPTISGFPLRDADPDIRFSKYAYNTGADWYWISWEIVSIWYNQSVRANWQQGYYENSYGNYLYSYQKTYW; encoded by the coding sequence ATGAAACAATCTAAGCTCCTTACGTGGATCCTTAGGGCATCATGGCTGTGCATCCTCAGTGGGACGGTGGTTGGATTTCTAGGATGTAAGATAGGGCTAGGCTCAGAGGTGGACCTGATACCCCCTGAACTAACCATTACGAGCCCTTCGAACTTAGAGTATGTACCGCAGACCTTTGCTATTCAGGGAACCTGGTCTGATAATCAGGGGATCGGAGAAATCGTAATAACCAATGCCTCTACAGGGGCGATATTGGGGAAGGCCTCTATCCAGGGATCAGAATGGAATGCCCTTGTTTCTCTCCCTGAGGGGGAGCAGAACATCCGGGTTACCGCCTACGATAAAAATCAAAATAGCGGACAGAAGTCTACCCGAACTATCACGGTTCTGGTTGATGCGACTTCCCCGTATGTAAAAAAGTTAGAACTGGTTCGCTTAAGCGGTTCCCGGGATGACCCCCGGCCGCTGGATGCCCTTAAGGCCCTTGACCTCCTCAGCAAAGAGAATCTGGACCTCTTTCATAATGAGATTGTGCGTATAGAGGCAACCATAGCTGAAAATTTCCAGATGCAAAATGTTACGCTCCATGTGCTTGATGAATCGGGGCAGGATGTGCTTGTGCTTTCAAATAAAAGTCAGAATAAGTTTAGCCCCTATTTTGAACTTACCCAGGAGATGCTTACCCAGAAAAATTCCCTGTATGCCAGTGGTCGCCATTATTTCCGGCTTACCATGGAAGCCTACGACCAGGCAGGAAACAAAAATACGGATCAGTTTTTCTGGTTCTGCTGGTACCCCGAAGCGGATCAACCTAAGGTTGTGCATATGCCGGCGGTAACGGAAGGTCGTATCGTGGTCCCCTCGGGCAATATGGTTACCTTTGATTTTTACGATGATGATGGGCTCGGGGTGGTACAGATGAAGCAGCTTTCTATCACCGAATGGAATAACGTTCAGGGGACGACCGATGAGGAGAAATTAAACTATCTTAAGAACAACGACAGCGCCCGACAGACCCTTTTAGGTGCTTCCCTTGTGGGAAGCGAAGGGGGACGAATAAAAACCCATTCTCTATCGGTAGGCTCTATCTCAGGGGAATACCGCCTTGTGGCGATGGTTCGGGATGTGAAGAATGATGGGACCTCTCGGCTCTGGAATGCCCAGGTCTGGCCTCTTCTTGTGACAGACGAGGATGCACCCGTCCTCTTTGTCGAGAGTCCGGCCCAGAATACGGTGCCGGTGGTAGATGAAAACGGCACTTTTACCCTTCAGGGGTATGTCCTGGATAATCGGGGAACGACGACGATGCTTATGGCCTGGGTGCCTATCGGTTCTTCTCGCACAGAAGAAAGTGTGAAGTCTGAACTTGCCAATTGCCAGCTTGGGGTTGGAGGGAAAATTACATTACAGGATGGAACCGTGTTAAGAAGGATAGCCCTAACGGCAGCAGCGGATAGGGTTATCAATGGGGTTACCTATAAACAGCACACCTTCCAGATTCCGCTGAACCTTTTTACGGATTTTCTCTATAACGGGAATATCCAAAATACGACAAAAAAATTGTATTTCCTGGTGAAGGATGAGGACGAGAACAAAACTTACCAATCCTTTGTACTTGCCGGTGACCAGGCTCCTCCCACTATCACCATAAGCTATCCGTCCCAGGATTTACAGGTCCACGATGTTGCACAGGACCTGGTTATTCAGTTTAGTGCCAGTAAAGAAAGTGGCCTTGCGATAGAACAGGCCCGGCTAGAGGACATTACTAATAATGCCAATCCCCAGGAACTTACTCTAAGTAGGACCGGCAATACCTGGTCTTCTACGGTATCTGCGGCATCTCTTTCTGAAGGACGGCGAACCTATCGGATATCGGTCACCGATAAGCTCGGTAATGTGGCAACGCAACAACGGACGGTTATTCTGACGGCGTTACCGGCGCTCTCGTATATTACCTCGAGTCAGAGCAATGGCCTGTATAAAACCGGGCAACCCCTGCTTTTGCAAGCAAAATTTTCCCGGCCGGTAAGAGTAACGGGAGGTCCCCGCTTACGGTTGCGCTACACCCCGACTGATACCAGCGATAAATATGCTTCCTATACCAGTGGAAATGGGACGGATACCCTGGTGTTTACCTTTACGGTTCCCTCGGGAGCGGAAAGCAGTCAGTTACGAACGCCCTCTACTCCTATCGATCTTAACGGAGGAACCATAGAACCCACCGAGGGCCTGGGGGGGAGCGCATTGCTGCCGGGTATCAATGGGGTGCCGCCTCTTGAAGAGGCTAAGTCGCTCCAGGGAAGGAAAGAATTAGCTATTGACGGGGTACCCCCCGTCATTAGCTCCCTTACGGTAAATCCTGGGTATTACCGGGCCGGTACCACTATTATAGCTACCCTGACGTTGTCTGAGAGGGTCCTGGTAAATGGCTCTCCCCAATTGCTCCTTAGCGGAACTAATCCCGCCCAGTTTACGGGCAGTTTCTTGCAAGTGGCGGACAATGTGCTTACCTTTGCCTTTGGGATAAGTGCCGGACAAACGGCTAATCCTCTTTCGTATAATCTCAGTTCCTGTATACCTTCCAACCAGCTTTCCTCTATCACGGATCTAGCCGGAAATCCCCTGGTCCTTTCTACCTCTGGTACAGGTGTGACCAGCGCCTATGTGGATACTACCGCCCCGGCAGCACCTGGTATCAGTGGGGTAACCAATGGGGCTAAATATAACAGTCCGGTTACGATCACCCTTACCGGTCTTGAGACGGGGGCCCAGGGCTCTTACTCTCTGAACGGCGGTGTTTCCTGGCAGCCCTATACCAACCCCGTCGCTGTGGGGGCCAGCGGGGCCTATACGGTGATGGCTACCCAGCGGGATCAGGCAGGGAATATCTCTCCCATAAGCAATCCTGTCTCTTTTGAAATGAACACCGCTTTCCCGGACATACAGGAGCTTTCCTGCGAGAATCCCGATGGCACCTATGGTATAGGAAGCGTAATGCGCTTTAAGCTTGTCTTTGCAAATACCGTAAAAACCATAGGAAGCGGGGCCACAGTAACCATCGGAAGTGGTGCCTCTGCAAGGACGGCCACGGTAGTTCAAAACCCAACGGGGGCTGCGGTCCTGTATTTTGAGTATACCGTGAGCGCAGGAGATGTCTTTAATCCCGTAACGGTAAGCGCCATAAATCTTACTAATGTGCAAGACCTTTATGGCAATAGTCCTGGAACGGTAACGGTACCGACCTTTAATCGGCCTGGTCTTAAGATTGATGGGGTGCCGCCGGCGGTAAGCAGCAGGAGTCCAGAGCCCAACACGGCCAGTAGTGACTCGCAAATTTCGGTGACCTTTAATGAACCTATCTTTGTTGAATCGGGGCTTATCGAAGTGCGCCGAACTGGCAACTGGTACATTCCTGTGGTGCTTACGGAAGCGGAGTTTGCGGCCATTTACTATTCCTCGGCCCTTACCGAAGCGGATCGACAAACCCTGATGTTTACCGAAAATGGCGCTCCCCTCTTGCATCCTCAGACAGGACAGCCTGTGGGGCCCTACCGAAAGATTACCCATGGGTTAAAGCTCTCAGGAAGCACCTATGTGCCCGATACAGCCACGAAATATGTACTGGATTTCCCCTTCTCGGCGGCGGATAATCAAGAGGTAACCTACGCGCTGGACTTGAATAATGATGGTGACACTAATGATCTTGGAGAAACTCGAACTATCGCTGCAGGGGCAATTCGGGCGGTCTTGGAAAAAACGGGCTACCATAGACAAACGGTAGATGTGGCCTCCTATGCGGTGAGCATTACGGGAAATACGGTCACTATTACGTTGCCGAAACCCCTGGTACGGGGGCGCCAGTGGACCGTTACCATTCCCGCGGGGGCGTTCCGTGATGGGGCGGGTAATACCAATGAAGAGATAATCTGGTCCTTCTGGTCTGACCAGGTAGCAACCCCGGTGATTCGCGTGGATCGGTACAGCCATGGATGGGGAGCCCAAGAGCCCATCGTGAGCGGTGGTTATATTACGGGCTATCGTTCCGTAGGGAATGTGGATATCACCACCGTTCCCACCGGTTATGTTCGCGTCCGGATTGACTGTGAAACCCCGGGGGCTACGATTCTGTATGGTACCCTTACTAAAAGCAGTGCCACCGTGGACCCCACTGGAGTGGGGAGTAACCAAACAAGAAGCTCTTCTAATGCCGATGCCACAGATACCGATTTAAGTGGAATAAACTCTGCTACCCTATATACCGGATTCTTCCCCTTAGGAGATGGGGCATTAAATACGGCTATTAAGTATTACATTGCCGCTACTGCCACTAAAGCAGCCAATGGTTCTGAACCGGCCCTAACGGCTTCGGATCGGGGATACGAAGGGGTCTTTAAAAGTATCATTATGTATCGGGAGCCCGGTTCTACAGGACCTCTTCGGTTCGAGGGAAGTAATATACAGGGAGGGATGCCAACTATCTCTGGCTTCCCCTTACGAGATGCGGATCCGGATATTCGTTTCTCCAAGTATGCCTATAATACCGGTGCAGATTGGTACTGGATAAGCTGGGAAATTGTTTCTATCTGGTATAACCAGAGTGTGCGGGCTAATTGGCAGCAAGGGTATTACGAAAATAGCTATGGCAACTATCTCTATAGTTATCAAAAAACCTACTGGTAA